The following coding sequences lie in one Bos indicus isolate NIAB-ARS_2022 breed Sahiwal x Tharparkar chromosome 12, NIAB-ARS_B.indTharparkar_mat_pri_1.0, whole genome shotgun sequence genomic window:
- the URAD gene encoding putative 2-oxo-4-hydroxy-4-carboxy-5-ureidoimidazoline decarboxylase: MDIEKVNSMDFGEFVDVFGNVIERCPLIAAAVWSKRPFSGLGDLEKHFFAFIDGLPLSGQEGVLRCHPELAGRQLPWGRLTAESQREQSAAGLQNLGAAERLRFTELTAQYRTRFGFPFVLAVRLSDPAAAPRELARRLRCPPAQELRTALGEVKKICHLRLADLLGEQP, encoded by the exons ATGGACATTGAGAAGgtcaactccatggactttggAGAATTTGTGGATGTGTTTGGAAATGTCATCGAGAGGTGTCCTCTGATCGCAGCCGCGGTTTGGTCCAAGCGCCCGTTCTCTGGCTTGGGAGATTTAGAGAAGCACTTTTTTGCCTTTATTGATGGTCTTCCACTGTCAG GCCAGGAAGGCGTCCTGCGCTGCCACCCGGAGCTGGCGGGCCGCCAGCTGCCGTGGGGTCGGCTCACCGCCGAGTCGCAGCGGGAGCAGAGCGCCGCGGGCCTGCAGAACCTGGGCGCGGCCGAGCGGCTCCGGTTCACCGAGCTCACCGCGCAGTACCGCACGCGCTTCGGCTTCCCCTTCGTGCTCGCCGTGCGCCTCAGCGACCCAGCGGCGGCGCCCCGCGAGCTGGCGCGCCGGCTGCGCTGCCCGCCGGCGCAGGAGCTGCGCACCGCCTTGGGCGAGGTGAAGAAGATCTGCCACCTGCGTCTCGCCGACCTGCTCGGGGAGCAGCCGTAG